One stretch of Variovorax sp. 54 DNA includes these proteins:
- a CDS encoding DUF2946 family protein, translated as MDDIVKQALAKWPNVPHCYGWLGLDARGNWYMRDDRTQAQGPFRSAKGSMLRHDKLIDFIHRNYEHDADGQWFFQNGPQRVYVELEAAPLVWRVAQQGENAFTVTAHTGAPAEVTGCLLDEHGRLYLVAPAGLGLVHTQDVGIAAEAVEQGIWTPEPVQAADLPRRFGHVLSPAERHATAAA; from the coding sequence ATGGATGACATCGTCAAACAAGCCTTGGCCAAGTGGCCGAACGTGCCGCACTGCTACGGCTGGCTGGGCCTGGACGCGCGCGGCAACTGGTACATGCGCGACGACCGCACGCAAGCGCAGGGCCCGTTCCGCAGCGCCAAGGGCTCGATGCTGCGGCACGACAAGCTGATCGACTTCATTCACCGCAACTACGAGCACGACGCCGACGGCCAGTGGTTTTTCCAGAACGGACCGCAGCGCGTGTATGTCGAGCTGGAGGCGGCGCCGCTGGTGTGGCGCGTGGCGCAGCAGGGCGAGAACGCATTCACGGTCACGGCCCACACGGGCGCGCCCGCCGAGGTGACGGGCTGCCTGCTCGACGAGCACGGCCGGCTCTATCTGGTCGCGCCGGCGGGGCTCGGGCTGGTGCACACGCAGGACGTGGGCATCGCCGCCGAAGCCGTGGAGCAAGGCATCTGGACGCCGGAGCCGGTGCAGGCAGCCGACCTGCCGAGGCGCTTCGGGCATGTGCTGAGCCCGGCGGAACGCCATGCCACTGCGGCTGCGTAG
- a CDS encoding YheT family hydrolase, protein MGYTAPRWLPGGNLQTIWAALWARRFDGPAPVYRRERWTAPDGDFVDVDFADAPQPGPRPLLVLFHGLEGSSRSHYAEAFAAFAASRGMAFAVPHFRGCSGELNLAPRAYHSGDHEEIDWILRRMHAQHVVQGGGGPVLAAGVSLGGNALLRWACEAGETARASVDAVASVCAPLDLAAGGEAIGRGFNRLVYTRMFLATMKPKALAKLAQFPGLFDRDRLMAARDLYDFDDVFTAPLHGFRNTDDYWARGSSKPLLGAIRVPALVVNARNDPFIPARSLPGPHEVGAHVTLWQPAGGGHVGFPLGLPPGHVGGMPECVGGWLAYNLSSARAQNTAHG, encoded by the coding sequence ATGGGCTACACCGCGCCGCGCTGGCTGCCCGGCGGCAACCTGCAGACCATCTGGGCTGCGCTGTGGGCGCGCCGCTTCGACGGACCGGCGCCGGTGTACCGCCGTGAGCGCTGGACCGCGCCGGACGGCGATTTCGTCGACGTCGATTTCGCCGATGCGCCGCAGCCCGGCCCCCGGCCGCTGCTGGTGCTGTTCCACGGGCTCGAAGGCTCGTCGCGCAGCCACTACGCCGAGGCCTTCGCGGCCTTTGCCGCGTCGCGCGGCATGGCCTTCGCGGTGCCGCACTTTCGCGGCTGCAGCGGCGAGCTGAACCTCGCGCCGCGCGCCTACCACTCGGGCGACCATGAAGAGATCGACTGGATCCTGCGGCGCATGCACGCACAGCACGTGGTGCAGGGCGGCGGCGGGCCGGTGCTGGCGGCCGGCGTTTCGCTGGGCGGCAATGCGCTGCTGCGCTGGGCCTGCGAGGCGGGCGAGACCGCGCGCGCCTCGGTCGACGCGGTGGCGTCGGTGTGCGCGCCGCTCGACCTGGCGGCGGGCGGCGAGGCGATCGGGCGCGGCTTCAACCGGCTGGTCTACACGCGCATGTTCCTCGCGACCATGAAGCCCAAGGCGTTGGCCAAGCTGGCGCAGTTCCCGGGCCTGTTCGACCGCGACCGGCTGATGGCCGCGCGCGATCTGTATGACTTCGACGACGTGTTCACCGCGCCGCTGCACGGCTTTCGCAACACCGACGACTACTGGGCGCGCGGCTCGTCCAAGCCGCTGCTGGGCGCGATCCGAGTGCCCGCGCTGGTGGTGAATGCCCGCAACGATCCCTTCATTCCGGCCCGCAGCCTGCCCGGTCCGCACGAGGTCGGCGCGCACGTCACGCTGTGGCAGCCCGCGGGCGGCGGGCATGTGGGCTTTCCGCTCGGCCTGCCGCCGGGGCATGTGGGCGGGATGCCCGAGTGTGTGGGCGGGTGGTTGGCCTACAACTTGTCGTCAGCGCGCGCGCAAAATACGGCCCATGGATGA
- a CDS encoding YybH family protein, whose product MPKTPFRAAAAIGGTADDVEAAFYEALQRGDVDALMACWADEDEVFCVHPGGPRLVGAVAIRAAFEQMFGNGAIHATPARVRKIESLASAVHNVLERIEVLTAEGPRHAFVLATNVYHKTAQGWRLVAHHASPGSAREPDDANDTPQVLH is encoded by the coding sequence ATGCCCAAGACCCCTTTCCGCGCCGCCGCGGCCATCGGCGGCACTGCCGACGATGTCGAGGCTGCCTTCTACGAAGCGCTGCAACGCGGCGATGTCGATGCGCTGATGGCCTGCTGGGCCGACGAGGACGAGGTGTTCTGCGTCCACCCGGGCGGCCCGCGGCTGGTCGGCGCGGTGGCGATCCGCGCGGCCTTCGAGCAGATGTTCGGCAACGGCGCCATCCATGCGACGCCGGCGCGCGTGCGCAAGATCGAGTCGCTCGCGAGCGCCGTGCACAACGTGCTGGAGCGCATCGAAGTGCTCACGGCCGAAGGGCCGCGCCATGCCTTCGTGCTGGCGACCAACGTCTATCACAAGACCGCACAGGGCTGGCGCCTGGTGGCGCACCATGCGAGCCCGGGCAGCGCGCGCGAGCCGGACGACGCGAACGATACGCCGCAGGTTCTGCACTGA